A window of the Gasterosteus aculeatus chromosome 21, fGasAcu3.hap1.1, whole genome shotgun sequence genome harbors these coding sequences:
- the dnajc13 gene encoding dnaJ homolog subfamily C member 13 isoform X10, giving the protein MNVIKENKDMACFYTTKHSWRGKYKRVFSVGTHGITTYNPTTLEVTNQWPYGDICGIGPVGKGQGTEFNLTFRKGSGKKSETLKFSTEHRTELLTEALRYRTEFSEGKITGRRYNCYKHHWSDTRKPVSLEVTPGGIDQIDPHTNRVVCSYDYRNVEGFVEVSDYQGGFCILSGGFGRLHLFASEHRDDIIRSAIEHAGNYIGITLRLRKEALTFEDFVTDRLGKYSSDESITSLAEFVVQKITPRHAEPVKRILALTETCLVERDPASYNIVTIKPFGEVFALICDVDNPQVFTVEFIRGQIRKFSSTERDSLLASLLDGVRASGNRDVCVKMAPTQRGQRWGLLSMPVDEEVESLHLKFLAAPPNGNFADAVFRFNANISYSGVLHAVTQDGLFSENKEKLINNAILALLSQELELPALNAELESHFQAIRRLVASKAGFQAFTQLPKFREKLGVKTVKALKRNNNSVTHAAVDMLCALMCPMHDDYDLRQEQLNKASLLSSKKFLENLLEKFITNVDHGTGALVISSLLDFLTFALCAPYSETTEGQQFDMLLEMVACDGRTLFKLFQHPSMAIVKGAGLVMKAIIEEGDKEIATKMQDLALSEGALPRHLHTSLFTISADQRMLTNRQLSRHLVGLWTAENPVAMNLLKRILPTGLLAYLDSPDPVPEKDMDRMHIRDNLKLAQDQLNRTKVPEWQRIAGKAAKEVEKFAKEKTDIVLMHWRDKMGIAQKENPNQKPVILRKRRQRIKIEVNWELFYYRFQLDHARSNLIWNLRTREELRDALEGEMRAFSVDRELGSATVISWNHQEFEVKYECLSDEIKIGDYYLRLLLEEDENDESNAIKRSYEFFNELYHRFLLTPKVSMKCLCLQALAIVYGKCYEEIGPFTDTKYIVGMLDRCTDKLERDRLIIFLNKLILNKKNVKDVMDSNGVRILVDLLTMAHLHTNRATVPLQSNVLEASPDMKRESEKEWYFGNADKERRGPFSYEEMQEFWSTGVLTAKTRCWAQGMDGWRPLQAIPQLKWCLLATGQAVMNESDLATLILNMLITMCSYYPSRDQDNAIIRPLPKIKRMISDNACLPHIVQLLLTFDPILVEKVANVLYLVMQDNPNLQRLYLTGIFFFIMMYTGSNVLPVARFLKYTHLKQAFKSEESKGQDIVQRSVLGPVLPEAMVCYLENYEAERFSEIFLGEFDTPEAIWSSEMRRMMIEKIAAHIADFSPRLQSNTRALYQYCPIPVVSFPQLDNELFCNIYYLRHLCDTIRFPNWPIRDAVKLLKDTLEAWKREVEKKPPSMSVDDAYEVLNLPKGQGQHEESKIRKAYFRLAQKYHPDKNPEGRDMFEKVNKAYEFLCTKSARILDGPDPENIILILKAQSILFNRHKEELGPYKYAGYPMLIKTITMETEDELLFSKTSPLLPAAAELAFHTVNCSALNAEELRRDNGIEVLLEALSRCVAVLTASSKPDDMAVQVCGHVCKCYSVAAQFEECREKIIELPSIIRDLCHILFYGKGLPKTATLAVQCVSSFAVDFFLQTHLYHAGVLWHLLVHLFNYDYTLEESGVQASQDTNQQEVANSLAKLSLLALSRLGGYAQTPPAPDGNNPVSETNGIEGTPPENPTIRKSLAAMLTPYISRKLGTGSPAVVLKLLNSNSENPYLIWNNGTRAELLEFLEGQQEGNIKRGENDKSFGAEFLFTDHSKELIVGEIFVRVYNEQPTFPLEYPKAFAASLLDYVGSQAQYLHTLLAMSQSNKVESQQHAERLRYAEMSLEALRNVIRNNPGSESECIGHFKLLFSLLRVHGAGRVQQLVLEVVNTVTSNQECVSNISESLVLSNLLLLLHSLPSSRQMVLETLYALTSNTKIVKEAMAKGALIYLLDLFCNCTHPQVRTQTAELFSKMTSDKLVGPKVRLTLIRFLPGVFMDAMRDNAEAAVHIFEGTHENPELIWNDSSRETVSTTVREMMLEHFKQQKDNPDVNWKLPEDFTVAYGAGQGELEVGGVFLRIFIAQPGWVLRKPREFLVSLLETLTELLEKNNPNGEALETVCTAAVCLFSSQSQLADQVPPLGHLPRVLAALNHKNNAVPKSAIRLIHVLSDNELCVRSMSALETIGPLMTGMRSRADMAGLACEALNRMFQKEQTELVAQALRVELVPYLLKLLEGIGLETLDNPSATKAQIVKALKSMTRSLQYGEQVNEILAKSSVWSAFKDQKHDLFISESQTAGYLTGPGVAGYLTAGAGTPVMPNVPPPVDNDIGDQG; this is encoded by the exons ATGAATgtcatcaaagaaaacaaagacatggCATGTttctacaccaccaaacactcCTGGAGGGGAAA GTACAAGCGAGTCTTCTCGGTGGGGACGCATGGCATCACCACTTACAACCCGACCACGCTGGAAGTAACGAATCAG TGGCCTTATGGGGACATCTGCGGCATCGGCCCGGTAGGAAAAGGTCAGGGAACCGAGTTCAACCTCACATTCCGCAAAGGCAGCGGCAAGAAGTCCGAGACACTCAAGTTCTCCACCGAGCACCGGACCGAGCTGCTCACGGAAGCTCTG AGATATAGAACAGAGTTTTCAGAGGGTAAAATAACTGGCAGG CGTTACAACTGCTACAAGCACCACTGGAGTGACACGCGCAAGCCGGTGAGTTTAGAGGTGACCCCGGGCGGCATCGACCAGATCGACCCGCACACCAATCGTGTCGTGTGTTCCTACGACTACCGAAACGTGGAGGGATTCGTCGAGGTCTCTGATTACCAGGGAGGATTCTGCATCCTTTCAGGGGGCTTCGGCAGGCTG cACCTGTTTGCCTCGGAGCACCGGGATGACATCATCCGTAGCGCCATAGAGCACGCTGGGAACTATATCGGTATCACGCTGCGGCTGAGGAAGGAGGCGCTGACCTTTGAGGATTTTGTGACGGACCGGCTGGGGAAGTACAGCTCGGACGAGAGCATCACTTCACTGGCTGAGTTCGTGGTGCAGAAGATCACCCCTCGACACGCG GAGCCTGTCAAGCGCATTCTGGCCCTGACAGAGACTTGTCTAGTGGAGAGAGACCCTGCTTCATACAACATAGTCACCATCAAACCCTTCGGAGAG gtATTTGCCCTCATCTGTGACGTAGACAACCCTCAGGTGTTTACAGTTGAATTCATCCGAGGTCAAATCAGAAAGTTTTCCTCCACAGAAAG ggACTCCCTGTTGGCCAGCCTGCTCGATGGCGTCCGGGCATCAGGCAACAGGGACGTGTGCGTCAAAATGGCCCCCACACAGCGAGGGCAGAGATGGGGCCTACTGAGCATGCCCGTggacgaggaggtggagagtTTGCACCTCAAATTCCTGGCAGCACCTCCTA ATGGAAACTTTGCAGACGCGGTGTTCAGATTCAACGCGAACATCTCCTACAGCGGCGTGCTGCACGCTGTAACCCAAGAC GGCCTCTTCTCTGAGAACAAAGAGAAGCTCATCAACAATGCCATCCTGGCTCTTCTGTCCCAGGAGCTCGAGCTGCCGGCCCTGAACGCCGAGCTGGAGAGCCATTTCCAGGCCATCCGACGCTTGGTGGCCTCCAAGGCCGGCTTCCAAGCCTTTACCCAGCTGCCGAA GTTCAGGGAGAAGTTGGGCGTGAAGACAGTCAaagctttaaaaaggaacaacaaCAGTGTGACACATGCCGCTGTGGACATGCTCTGTGCTCTTATGTGT CCGATGCACGATGATTATGACCTGCGGCAGGAGCAGCTGAACAAAGCCTCTCTGCTGTCCTCCAAGAAGTTCCTGGAGAACCTCCTTGAAAAATTCATCACTAATGTG gacCACGGAACAGGAGCTCTGGTCATCAGCTCCTTACTGGACTTCTTGACGTTTGCACTCTGCGCCCCCTACAGTGAAACCACCGAGGGGCAACAGTTTGACATGCTGCTGGAGATGGTTGCCTGTGATGGACGCACCTTGTTCAAACTCTTCCAG CATCCCTCAATGGCGATAGTGAAGGGGGCAGGCTTGGTGATGAAGGCCATCATTGAG gAAGGAGACAAGGAAATAGCCACCAAGATGCAGGACCTGGCCTTGAGTGAAGGGGCTCTTCCGCGGCATCTGCATACTTCTCTGTTCACGATCAGCGCTGACCAGCGGATGCTTACCAACAG GCAGCTGAGTCGTCACCTGGTGGGACTCTGGACGGCGGAAAACCCGGTTGCCATGAACCTTCTGAAAAGGATACTG CCAACAGGCCTGCTGGCTTACCTGGACAGCCCCGATCCAGTCCCTGAGAAAGATATGGATCGAATGCACATCCGCGACAACTTGAAACTTGCCCAG GACCAGCTAAATCGAACCAAGGTGCCCGAATGGCAGCGGATAGCCGGCAAAGCAGCCAAAGAGGTGGAGAAGTTTGCCAAGGAGAAGACCGATATCGTGTTGATGCACTGGAGGGATAAAATGGGCATAGCCCAGAAGGAG AATCCGAATCAAAAGCCTGTCATCCTACGGAAGAGACGGCAGAGAATAAAGATTGAAGTCAACTGGGAACTTTTCTACTACAG ATTCCAGCTGGACCACGCACGGTCCAACCTCATCTGGAACCTGAGGACGAGGGAGGAGCTGCGAGACGCTCTGGAGGGGGAGATGCGCGCCTTCAGCGTCGACCGCGAGCTCGGCAGTGCCACCGTCATCTCCTGGAACCACCAAGAGTTTGAG GTGAAATATGAGTGCCTTTCCGATGAGATAAAGATTGGGGATTATTACCTGCGTCTGCTGCTTGAGGAAGATGAAAATGACGAATCGAATGCCATCAAGAGATC ATATGAGTTCTTCAATGAACTCTACCATCGCTTTCTGCTTACACCCAAAGTCTCGATGAAGTGCCTGTGCCTGCAGGCGCTCGCTATAGTCTACGGGAAGTGCTACGAGGAGATTGGCCCCTTCACAGACACAAAATACATCGTGGGCATGCTGGACCGA TGTACAGACAAACTAGAAAGAGACAGACTCATCATCTTCCTCAACAAACTCATTCTCAACAAG aaaaatgtgAAGGATGTGATGGACTCGAATGGAGTCCGTATATTGGTGGATCTGCTCACTATGGCTCATCTGCACACCAACAGAGCTACTGTGCCCCTGCAG AGCAACGTGCTGGAGGCGTCCCCAGACATgaagagggagagcgagaaagagtGGTACTTTGGTAACGCagacaaagaaagaagaggaccttTCAGTTATGAGGAG ATGCAGGAATTTTGGAGCACAGGTGTCCTGACTGCAAAGACACGCTGCTGGGCTCAGGGGATGGATGGCTGGCGCCCCCTGCAGGCCATTCCCCAGCTAAAATGGTGCCTCCTGGCCACTGGACAGGCAGTGATGAACGAGTCCGACCTGGCTACACTAATCCTTAACATGCTCATCACCATGTGCTCCTATTACCCCAGCAG GGACCAAGACAATGCCATTATCCGTCCTTTACCTAAAATCAAGAGGATGATCAGCGACAATGCTTGCCTCCCTCACATTGTCCAG ctgctgctgacctttgaccccataCTGGTGGAAAAGGTGGCTAACGTTCTGTATCTGGTGATGCAGGACAATCCTAATTTGCAGCGCCTCTATTTAACTGggatcttcttcttcatcatgaTGTACACAGGCTCCAACGTGCTTCCTGTAGCaag gttccTGAAGTACACACATCTGAAACAAGCCTTCAAATCAGAGGAG TCTAAAGGTCAGGACATAGTGCAGCGTAGTGTTCTGGGACCGGTGCTGCCTGAAGCCATGGTGTGTTATCTGGAGAACTACGAGGCTGAGCGCTTCTCGGAAATATTCCTCGGAGAGTTTGACACGCCGGAGGCCATTTGGAGCAGCGAGATGAG GCGGATGATGATCGAGAAGATTGCCGCCCACATCGCTGACTTCAGCCCCAGGCTGCAGAGCAACACGCGGGCCCTCTACCAGTACTGCCCCATCCCCGTGGTCAGCTTCCCTCAGCTGGACAACGAGCTCTTCTGCAACATCTACTACCTCAGACATCTATGTGACACCATCCGCTTCCCCAACTGGCCCATTCGAGACGCT GTGAAGCTGCTAAAAGACACCCTTGAAGCCTggaagagggaggtggagaaaaAGCCTCCCTCCATGTCCGTAGATGATGCATACGAAGTCCTCAACCTCCCCAAAGGACAGGGGCA GCACGAGGAGAGTAAAATCAGGAAAGCTTACTTCAGACTGGCGCAAAAGTACCATCCAGACAAGAACCCAGAGGGCAGG GACATGTTCGAGAAAGTCAATAAAGCCTACGAGTTCCTTTGTACAAAGTCTGCCCGAATCCTGGACGGCCCGGATCCAGAGaacatcatcctcatcctcaaaGCACAGAGCATCCTGTTCAACCGACACAAAGAAG AACTGGGACCTTACAAATATGCGGGGTACCCAATGCTCATCAAGACCATCACAATGGAAACCGAGGATGAGCTCCTCTTCTCCAaaacctcccctctcctccctgctgccgcTGAGCTCGCCTTCCACACCGTCAACTGCTCGGCTCTCAATGCAGAGGAGCTGCGCCGTGACAACGGCATCGAG gtgctgctggaggctcTTTCTCGGTGTGTTGCTGTTTTAACTGCATCCAGCAAACCTGATGACATGGCTGTGCAG GTGTGCGGGCACGTCTGTAAGTGCTACAGTGTAGCAGCCCAGTTTGAGGAATGCAGGGAAAAGATCATCGAACTTCCCAGCATCATCAGAGACCTTTGTCACATCTTGTTCTACGGAAAG GGTCTCCCAAAAACAGCCACCCTGGCAGTGCAGTGCGTGAGCTCCTTCGCCGTGGATTTTTTCCTACAGACCCATCTGTACCACGCTGGTGTCCTCTGGCACCTGCTGGTCCACCTCTTCAACTACGACTACACTCTGGAGGAGAGCGGCGTGCAGGCCAGCCAGGACACAAACCAGCAGGAGGTGGCAAACAGCCTGGCCAAGCTCAGCCTGCTCGCTCTCAGCCGTCTGGGAGGCTACGCCCAGACACCACCTGCACCAGACGGCAACAATCCTGTGTCAGAGACCAACGGCATTGAGGGCACGCCTCCGGAGAACCCCACCATCCGAAAGAGCTTAgcggccatgctgacgccttaCATCTCCCGGAAGCTGGGAACAGGATCCCCTGCTGTG gtCTTGAAGCTGCTGAATAGCAACTCGGAGAACCCCTACTTGATCTGGAACAATGGAACCAGAGCCGAGCTGCTCGAGTTCCTGGAGGGTCAACAGGAGGGAAACATCAAGAGG GGGGAGAATGATAAAAGCTTCGGTGCCGAGTTTTTGTTCACTGATCACAGCAAAGAGCTGATAGTTGGGGAGATCTTTGTGCGGGTCTACAATGAGCAACCGACTTTTCCTCTTGAG TACCCCAAAGCCTTTGCAGCAAGTCTTCTGGACTACGTAGGCTCCCAGGCCCAGTACCTGCACACTCTGCTGGCCATGAGTCAGAGTAACAAAGTAGAGTCCCAGCAGCACGCCGAGAGGCTCCGCTACGCTGAGATGTCTTTAGAGGCTCTCCGCAATGTCATCAGGAACAACCCCG GTTCGGAGTCCGAGTGTATCGGCCATTTCAAACTGCTCTTTTCTCTGTTGCGGGTTCACGGAGCTGGCAGAGTACAGCAGCTAGTTTTGGAG GTTGTAAATACAGTGACGTCAAACCAAGAATGCGTGAGCAACATTTCTGAGTCGCTGGTGTTGTCCAACCTTCTGTTGCTGCTGCACTCACTCCCCTCAA GCAGGCAAATGGTGCTGGAAACCTTGTATGCACTGACTTCTAACACTAAGATCGTGAAAGAGGCTATGGCGAAAG GTGCTCTGATCTACTTACTAGACCtcttctgtaactgcacacatcCCCAAGTTCGCACGCAGACCGCTGAGCTCTTCTCCAAGATGACCTCAGACAAGCTGGTCGGGCCAAAG GTGCGTCTAACGCTAATCCGTTTCCTTCCTGGCGTCTTCATGGACGCCATGAGAGACAACGCGGAAGCAGCCGTGCACATATTCGAGGGAACGCACGAGAACCCTGAGCTCATCTGGAATGACAGCTCCAGGGAGACGGTGTCCACTACTGTCCGGGAGATGATGCTTGA GCACTTTAAGCAGCAGAAGGATAATCCTGATGTGAACTGGAAA TTGCCGGAGGACTTCACGGTGGCTTATGGAGCAGGACAGGGCGAACTAGAAGTCGGTGGCGTCTTCTTGCGCATCTTTATTGCTCAGCCAGGATGGGTGCTTCGAAAGCCGCGAGAGTTCTTGGTCTCTCTTCTAGAGACCCTgacggagctgctggagaaaaaCAACCCCAAT GGTGAGGCCCTGGAGACGGTCTGCACGGCGGCGGTCTGCCTGTTCAGCTCACAGAGCCAGCTGGCCGACCAGGTCCCTCCTCTGGGTCACCTGCCTCGTGTCCTGGCAGCACTCAACCACAAGAACAACGCAGTGCCCAAGAGCGCCATCCGGCTCATCCACGTGCTGTCAGACAACGAG CTGTGCGTGCGCTCCATGTCTGCTCTGGAAACTATCGGCCCCCTCATGACTGGGATGAGATCTCGCGCCGACATGGCCGGGTTGGCTTGTGAAGCTCTCAACCGCATGTTCCAGAAAGAGCAGACGGAACTAGTGGCCCAG GCTCTCAGAGTGGAGCTGGTCCCGTATCTCCTGAAGCTGTTAGAAGGAATCGGCCTGGAGACATTAGACAACCCTTCAGCTACTAAAGCCCAGATCGTAAAGGCTCTCAAGTCCATGACTCGCAGTCTGCAGTACGGAGAGCAG GTTAATGAGATTCTTGCAAAGTCTTCAGTGTGGAGTGCCTTCAAAGACCAGAAACACGACCTCTTCATCTCCGAGTCTCAGACCGCAGGTTACCTGACAG